In Helicobacter sp. 11S03491-1, a single window of DNA contains:
- a CDS encoding type II toxin-antitoxin system PemK/MazF family toxin, with amino-acid sequence MKRFEIWYINLDPTQGKEVKKTRPCVIVSPDELNDLYTRIVIPLTTKGFDLPCRLRIQFNNKSSLLLCDHIRSVDKSRLINKIGELGVDDCMALCEILNAMFAF; translated from the coding sequence ATGAAACGATTTGAAATTTGGTATATTAATTTAGATCCCACACAAGGCAAAGAAGTCAAAAAAACCAGACCCTGTGTGATTGTTTCTCCCGATGAACTCAATGATTTATATACAAGAATTGTTATTCCTTTAACAACAAAAGGTTTTGATTTGCCTTGCAGATTAAGAATTCAATTTAACAACAAGTCTTCCTTGCTGTTATGTGATCATATAAGAAGTGTTGATAAAAGCAGGCTTATTAATAAAATAGGTGAGTTAGGCGTTGATGATTGTATGGCTTTATGTGAGATCTTAAATGCAATGTTTGCATTTTAG
- a CDS encoding AbrB/MazE/SpoVT family DNA-binding domain-containing protein gives MTTLIKIGNSLGIRIPKAYIEKTKLQNTQLTFEILKEGLLIKPIGTNKRSGWENKVKSALKNNTNSFDNEFLRFDLDLKDWE, from the coding sequence ATGACAACCTTGATTAAGATAGGAAATTCTTTGGGTATAAGAATTCCAAAGGCTTATATTGAAAAAACAAAACTTCAAAATACACAATTAACCTTTGAGATTTTAAAAGAAGGACTTCTTATTAAACCTATTGGAACAAACAAAAGATCAGGTTGGGAGAATAAGGTAAAATCTGCTTTGAAAAACAATACAAACAGTTTTGATAATGAATTTTTAAGATTTGATTTGGATTTGAAAGATTGGGAATGA
- a CDS encoding YqhA family protein — protein MEFLQKLFEKLLWNSRLFILLAVILSMVGAVLLFIVASIDVIKAVINTYKYYFNLLDQESDIHNVLLHMIVSAIDLYLIAVVLLIFSFGLYELFIRKITIKDDKSSKVLEIHTLDQLKDKLAKVIVMALIVAFFSKVLSMGITDAKDMVFFASSILAICVGLYFLHKH, from the coding sequence ATGGAGTTTTTACAAAAATTGTTTGAAAAATTACTTTGGAATTCAAGACTTTTTATTTTGTTGGCAGTTATTTTGTCAATGGTAGGAGCAGTATTGCTTTTTATTGTGGCAAGTATTGATGTAATTAAGGCTGTAATAAATACTTATAAATATTACTTTAATTTATTAGATCAAGAGTCTGATATACATAATGTTTTGCTGCATATGATTGTCTCAGCGATTGATTTGTATCTGATTGCGGTAGTGCTTTTAATTTTTTCATTTGGACTTTATGAACTTTTTATCAGGAAAATCACTATCAAAGATGATAAAAGTTCAAAAGTTTTAGAAATTCACACCCTCGATCAACTCAAAGATAAATTGGCAAAAGTTATTGTCATGGCATTGATAGTAGCATTTTTTTCAAAAGTTCTTAGTATGGGGATAACCGATGCTAAAGATATGGTATTTTTTGCTTCATCTATATTGGCTATTTGCGTTGGTCTTTATTTTTTGCACAAACATTAG
- a CDS encoding hemolysin family protein — protein sequence MFICAIFLVFLNAFFVLSEFAIVKVRKTRLEELAKTNKLNAKLALKISNQLDTYLSATQLGITLSSLALGWIGEPAVARILSVPLDKLFGSNPIVVHTISFVVAFTFITLLHVVLGEIVPKSIAIAKSENAALFVARPLYSFWVIFYPVIKLFDILAAFFLKRIGIEPSKGQDNAHSEEELKIIVGESLKGGFIDSIEGEIIKNAVDFSDTIAKEIMTPRKDMICLNTEKSYEENIQIVMESRHTRYPYCKGNKDNIIGMIHIRDLLTSSIFDANKHDMKSLVREMIIVPESASISQILIKMNKEQIHTALVIDEYGGTAGLLTMEDIIEEIMGDISDEHDLKSEDMQRIDEDTYEFNGTMDLESVEEIMDVKFDDECEQVTIGGYVFGLLGRLPVIGDCVSDKYCEFEVLDMEGARIKKLKIKKIRIQNDEELKEA from the coding sequence ATGTTTATTTGCGCAATATTTTTAGTTTTTTTGAATGCTTTTTTTGTCCTCTCTGAATTTGCTATTGTCAAGGTAAGAAAAACTCGCCTTGAAGAATTAGCCAAAACCAATAAATTAAATGCAAAGTTAGCTTTAAAAATATCTAATCAACTGGATACTTATTTAAGTGCCACTCAACTTGGTATCACACTCTCTTCATTAGCGTTGGGTTGGATTGGAGAACCTGCAGTAGCCAGGATTCTCAGTGTCCCATTGGACAAACTTTTTGGATCTAATCCTATTGTTGTACATACAATTAGCTTTGTTGTTGCTTTTACTTTTATCACTCTTCTACACGTCGTATTGGGCGAAATTGTGCCCAAATCAATAGCTATTGCTAAGTCTGAAAATGCAGCTCTTTTTGTTGCAAGACCTTTATACTCATTTTGGGTGATATTTTATCCGGTCATTAAACTTTTTGATATTTTGGCTGCATTTTTTTTAAAAAGAATAGGCATAGAACCTTCAAAAGGTCAAGATAATGCACATTCTGAAGAAGAACTCAAAATCATTGTAGGAGAAAGTTTAAAAGGGGGTTTCATTGACTCTATTGAGGGTGAAATCATCAAAAATGCCGTAGATTTTTCAGATACTATTGCAAAAGAAATCATGACCCCCAGAAAAGATATGATTTGCCTAAATACTGAAAAAAGCTATGAAGAAAATATTCAAATTGTAATGGAAAGCAGGCATACAAGATATCCTTATTGCAAAGGCAATAAAGACAATATTATTGGAATGATTCATATTCGCGATTTGCTTACAAGCTCGATATTTGATGCAAATAAACATGATATGAAAAGTCTCGTAAGAGAAATGATTATCGTACCTGAAAGCGCTTCTATTTCACAAATTCTTATCAAAATGAATAAAGAACAAATCCATACGGCACTTGTCATTGACGAATATGGCGGAACAGCAGGCTTATTAACAATGGAAGACATCATTGAAGAGATTATGGGAGATATATCTGATGAGCATGATCTTAAAAGTGAAGATATGCAACGTATTGATGAAGATACCTATGAATTTAATGGGACAATGGACTTAGAAAGTGTTGAAGAAATTATGGACGTGAAATTTGATGATGAATGTGAGCAAGTTACAATTGGAGGGTATGTATTTGGATTGCTTGGAAGACTCCCCGTTATAGGAGATTGTGTGAGTGATAAATACTGCGAATTTGAAGTCTTAGACATGGAAGGAGCAAGAATCAAAAAACTTAAAATTAAAAAAATACGCATACAAAATGATGAGGAACTCAAAGAAGCCTAA
- a CDS encoding inorganic phosphate transporter has protein sequence MEIKDINQIQKVNKKFQKESSKVAIIMVFAILISIIGLTFGNTSNPLLLVFTTIVGGYMAMSIGANDVANNVGPAVGSKAITLIGAIIIAAICEASGAIIAGGDVVDTIKSGIIDPLSIADPKVFVGVMMAALISGAIWVHLATIIGAPVSTTHSIVGGILGAGIGAGGFGVAHWEALGEIVASWIISPLMGGLFAMVFLMIIKKTITYKQNKKLAAKKVVPILIFIMTWSFGLYLILKGLKKIYSIDFPTALGISFLIALAIYFITKPFIYKKANTLQNTKEDINLLFTLPLIFAAALLSFAHGANDVANAIGPLAAINQALGSLQSVGKTANVPLWIMAVGGLGISLGLALYGPKLIKTVGSEITELDKIRAFCIAMSAALTVLIASGLGLPVSSTHIAIGAVFGVGFLREYLKNRYHQMQQTIIQAHSGKDSKAIEEFLQRFHKASVKRKGIMLESLKKTNKKSFLPPLNKKEKKSLKKAYKNELVKRSAINKIIASWIITVPISAILGGIVYFIVMAVGFKL, from the coding sequence GTGGAAATAAAAGATATTAATCAAATCCAAAAAGTAAATAAAAAATTTCAGAAAGAAAGCTCAAAAGTCGCTATTATCATGGTCTTTGCAATATTGATTTCTATCATTGGGCTTACTTTTGGGAATACTTCTAATCCTTTATTGCTTGTTTTTACGACAATTGTTGGGGGCTATATGGCTATGAGCATTGGCGCAAATGATGTTGCAAACAATGTTGGCCCTGCCGTAGGATCTAAAGCAATTACTTTGATAGGGGCAATTATTATTGCTGCAATTTGTGAAGCAAGTGGAGCAATTATCGCCGGAGGCGATGTAGTTGATACTATCAAATCAGGCATTATTGATCCCCTTAGCATAGCCGACCCTAAAGTATTTGTTGGTGTCATGATGGCTGCACTTATTTCCGGTGCAATCTGGGTGCATTTAGCCACAATAATTGGCGCTCCTGTTTCGACTACGCATTCAATTGTTGGAGGTATTTTGGGCGCGGGGATTGGAGCGGGAGGATTTGGAGTCGCTCATTGGGAGGCGCTTGGGGAAATTGTAGCAAGTTGGATTATCTCTCCTTTAATGGGAGGACTTTTTGCAATGGTTTTTTTAATGATTATCAAAAAAACCATTACTTACAAACAAAATAAAAAACTTGCAGCAAAAAAAGTAGTCCCTATTCTGATTTTTATAATGACCTGGTCTTTTGGATTATATTTAATTTTAAAAGGATTAAAAAAAATTTATTCAATTGATTTTCCTACGGCATTAGGAATTAGCTTTTTAATCGCTTTAGCAATTTATTTCATTACCAAACCTTTTATTTATAAAAAAGCAAATACACTCCAAAATACCAAAGAAGATATTAATCTACTCTTCACTCTCCCTCTCATTTTTGCTGCAGCCTTGTTAAGTTTCGCGCATGGAGCTAATGATGTTGCTAATGCCATTGGTCCTTTGGCTGCTATCAATCAAGCCCTGGGGAGTTTGCAAAGCGTGGGAAAAACAGCAAATGTTCCTTTGTGGATTATGGCAGTAGGAGGCTTGGGAATTTCCTTAGGATTGGCACTTTATGGACCAAAACTCATCAAAACAGTAGGGAGTGAGATTACTGAATTAGATAAAATAAGGGCTTTTTGTATTGCAATGTCTGCTGCACTCACTGTGTTGATTGCTTCCGGACTTGGGTTGCCTGTGAGTTCGACTCACATTGCTATTGGAGCAGTATTTGGAGTGGGATTTTTGAGGGAATATCTTAAAAATAGATATCACCAAATGCAACAAACTATCATTCAAGCCCATAGCGGCAAAGATTCTAAAGCAATTGAAGAGTTTTTGCAAAGATTTCATAAAGCAAGCGTCAAAAGAAAGGGAATTATGCTGGAAAGTCTTAAAAAAACCAACAAGAAATCTTTCCTGCCTCCCTTGAATAAAAAAGAAAAAAAATCTCTCAAAAAAGCCTATAAAAATGAGCTTGTCAAACGAAGTGCCATTAATAAAATTATTGCTTCTTGGATTATCACCGTGCCAATATCAGCAATATTAGGAGGGATTGTTTATTTTATTGTAATGGCTGTAGGATTTAAACTTTAA
- a CDS encoding cytochrome c, with the protein MVYKKIAYYACGFSLIPIFCYSLQNPKDDSFITPQEYGKKLYENPRNIGCIKCHGKNGESEVIAQYKSKGKNKIIKTPKINDLDFDIFKKALNKDKGIMPRYNLTDEEIKAIYLYITSKK; encoded by the coding sequence ATGGTGTATAAAAAAATAGCTTATTATGCTTGTGGTTTTTCTCTCATCCCTATTTTTTGCTACTCTCTTCAAAATCCCAAAGATGATAGTTTTATCACCCCTCAAGAATATGGCAAAAAACTCTATGAAAATCCTCGCAACATAGGCTGCATAAAATGTCACGGAAAAAATGGAGAAAGCGAAGTGATTGCTCAATACAAAAGCAAAGGTAAAAATAAAATTATCAAAACTCCAAAAATTAATGATTTAGATTTTGATATTTTCAAAAAAGCTCTCAATAAAGATAAAGGCATTATGCCAAGATATAATTTAACTGACGAAGAAATAAAGGCTATCTATCTTTATATTACTTCTAAAAAATAA
- the folD gene encoding bifunctional methylenetetrahydrofolate dehydrogenase/methenyltetrahydrofolate cyclohydrolase FolD yields the protein MVLLDGKSLAETIEKQIIIQTNFLKEKGVTPTLAVILVGEDPASCAYVSMKIKASERCGIRCIPKKLSQNITQKELLQIIQDLDKDEQIDGILVQLPLPKHIETKFILEAISYQKDVDGFHPFNIGRILAGVEAFAPATPLGVMNLLQHYNINVSGKNVAIIGASNIVGKPLASLMLNAGATISVCHILTQDIAFFTKKADIVCVGVGKPGLIRADMIQEGAIIIDIGMNRLNDGRLVGDVAFESVSQKASFITPVPGGVGPMTIVSLLQNTLLAAKQRKLKK from the coding sequence ATGGTGCTCCTTGATGGAAAATCTTTGGCAGAAACGATTGAAAAACAAATCATTATCCAAACAAATTTTTTGAAAGAAAAAGGAGTTACCCCAACTTTAGCAGTTATTTTAGTTGGAGAAGATCCTGCAAGTTGCGCTTATGTGAGTATGAAAATTAAGGCGTCCGAACGTTGTGGGATTAGATGTATCCCAAAAAAATTATCCCAAAATATAACTCAAAAGGAGTTACTACAGATTATTCAAGATCTTGATAAAGACGAACAAATTGATGGTATTTTAGTCCAACTGCCTTTGCCTAAGCATATTGAAACAAAATTTATTTTAGAGGCGATAAGTTATCAAAAAGATGTTGATGGTTTCCATCCTTTTAATATAGGTAGAATTTTAGCAGGAGTAGAGGCTTTTGCGCCTGCAACTCCATTGGGAGTAATGAATTTACTCCAGCATTATAATATTAATGTGAGTGGCAAAAATGTTGCTATAATTGGGGCTAGCAATATTGTTGGTAAGCCATTAGCTTCTTTGATGTTGAATGCGGGGGCAACTATTAGTGTGTGCCATATCCTTACGCAAGATATTGCATTTTTTACTAAAAAGGCAGATATTGTTTGTGTAGGTGTAGGGAAACCCGGATTAATCCGGGCTGATATGATTCAAGAAGGGGCTATTATTATAGATATCGGGATGAATCGTTTAAACGATGGAAGATTGGTGGGTGATGTGGCTTTTGAGAGTGTGAGTCAAAAAGCAAGTTTTATAACCCCGGTTCCGGGAGGAGTGGGACCAATGACAATTGTTTCATTACTTCAAAATACGCTTTTAGCTGCCAAACAAAGAAAACTTAAAAAATAA